The following coding sequences lie in one Niabella agricola genomic window:
- a CDS encoding ArnT family glycosyltransferase: MERFQKKVWYLIAGVVFCKLLLSALLELGNDEVYYLAYAQQWQWNYFDHPPMVALVIRIGSLNLLLKQELLLRLGFIAIGGINTWLVFTIGRKLYSPYAGWIAALLFTASVYAGMISGFMIMPDAPLLLCWLLALSLALDLCCQATRSRQRRLLLLFGLVCGLAAMSKLSGVLLWAGLGSYLLYSRSALLKEPVLYLSLMLTLCIVFPVIYWNMDNGGVGIGYHAGRIAIDHSPVRVDRFLKEVLAEMGYNNPVCCILGISGAVYCSKKRLLPRKQQWLLHSFILPLLLPVWFFSLFRDVLPHWTGPSYVVLSLLGAVLIAHRNKAVRPWPGVLQWANLLTAAVVLLITLASFLLPVTFSSKEALKTGNGDLLLDFTGWHAFAAGFDTLYRKDLATGRMQPAAFILSDYWFPAGHLNWYLAAAYHYPFMAVGSLDEIHQFAWLNLQRAGLKTGSDAYYISVSNYYRAPSGRLLECFKTVADTMVLPQIRMGKVVRYFYITRLRYYKGGIAATGIPDGAG, translated from the coding sequence ATGGAGCGCTTTCAGAAAAAAGTATGGTACCTGATTGCAGGCGTTGTTTTTTGCAAGCTGCTGCTATCGGCTTTGCTGGAACTGGGCAACGACGAAGTGTATTACCTGGCCTATGCACAGCAGTGGCAGTGGAACTATTTCGATCATCCGCCGATGGTGGCCTTGGTGATCCGGATCGGGTCGCTCAACCTGCTGTTAAAACAGGAGCTGCTGCTACGGTTGGGCTTTATTGCTATCGGGGGCATCAATACCTGGCTTGTATTTACAATCGGGCGAAAACTGTACAGCCCATATGCCGGCTGGATCGCCGCCCTGTTATTTACGGCTTCTGTGTACGCCGGTATGATCAGTGGTTTTATGATTATGCCGGATGCCCCTTTATTGCTATGCTGGCTGCTGGCCCTGTCGCTGGCGTTGGATTTGTGCTGCCAGGCAACACGCAGCCGGCAACGCCGCCTACTGCTGTTGTTTGGATTGGTATGCGGACTGGCGGCTATGAGTAAGCTGAGTGGTGTGCTGTTATGGGCCGGACTGGGGAGCTACCTGCTTTACAGCCGGAGTGCGCTGCTCAAAGAGCCGGTGTTGTACCTGTCATTGATGCTTACGCTTTGTATCGTATTTCCTGTTATCTACTGGAATATGGATAATGGCGGGGTTGGCATCGGGTATCACGCGGGGCGCATTGCCATTGATCATTCCCCGGTACGTGTCGATCGCTTTTTGAAGGAGGTGCTGGCCGAAATGGGATATAATAACCCTGTTTGCTGCATCCTGGGAATTTCAGGCGCCGTTTATTGCAGCAAAAAACGGTTATTGCCCCGGAAACAGCAATGGTTGCTGCATAGTTTTATCCTGCCGCTGCTGCTGCCGGTATGGTTTTTTTCCTTGTTTAGAGACGTGCTTCCGCATTGGACAGGGCCTTCATATGTAGTACTGTCTTTGTTGGGCGCAGTGTTGATTGCACACCGGAATAAAGCAGTGCGGCCCTGGCCCGGGGTGCTGCAATGGGCCAATCTGCTTACTGCTGCGGTAGTGCTGCTGATTACGCTGGCTTCTTTTCTCCTACCGGTAACCTTTTCGTCAAAAGAAGCGCTGAAAACCGGTAACGGCGACCTGCTGCTGGATTTCACCGGATGGCATGCTTTTGCCGCAGGTTTCGATACTCTGTACCGAAAAGACCTGGCCACTGGCCGCATGCAACCGGCAGCGTTTATACTCTCGGACTACTGGTTTCCTGCCGGTCATCTCAACTGGTACCTGGCTGCGGCCTATCATTACCCGTTTATGGCGGTGGGAAGTTTGGATGAGATCCATCAGTTTGCCTGGTTAAATCTGCAACGCGCCGGCCTGAAAACAGGGAGCGATGCTTATTATATAAGCGTGTCGAACTATTACCGCGCACCTTCCGGGAGATTGCTGGAGTGCTTTAAAACAGTGGCGGATACAATGGTGCTGCCGCAGATCCGGATGGGAAAGGTAGTTCGCTATTTTTACATCACCCGGTTGCGGTATTATAAAGGAGGAATTGCGGCCACCGGCATCCCGGACGGGGCTGGCTAA
- a CDS encoding Ig-like domain-containing domain, translated as MFAIHMQIKRLTGVFFAAAAVIILIYSGGGCANIIAPTGGPKDSLPPQIVRVTPANETKHFDQQRITFYFDEYVELNDVYQNLVISPLPKIMPQVDRKLKTVTVRLKDSLKANTTYVLNFTNVIKDITEGNKAKDMLYVVTTGDYFDSLQLSGNVKMAKTVKPDSTLTVMLHSNLEDSAVFKQNPDYIAKLDSTGDFLFRYLKPGAYRLYAIKSEGSSYMYTSKQQVFAFADTPIVVRAVPPPPVRLYAYVEEEEQKDKGAAEEPELDKKEKRLKFQTNLQAQQQDLLSPLRITFTHPLKNYFPEKMILTTDSSFASATGYKFTLDSTRKIITMNIQWEEGKRYNLILPKDFASDSLDRGLLKPDTLTFTTLARKDYGQARITFNNLDTSVHPVLLISQGEQLKNAFPLRSNILEIDLYTPGDYDLQVLFDRNGNGKWDAGNFSKHIQPEIIVPLDRKLNFKANWTLEPEINLKPPPK; from the coding sequence ATGTTTGCAATTCATATGCAAATAAAGCGTCTTACAGGTGTATTTTTCGCTGCTGCTGCTGTGATCATATTGATCTATTCAGGCGGCGGATGCGCTAATATTATTGCCCCAACGGGTGGTCCCAAAGATAGTCTGCCACCACAAATCGTTCGGGTAACTCCGGCGAATGAAACCAAACATTTTGACCAGCAGCGGATCACGTTCTACTTCGACGAATACGTGGAGTTGAATGACGTGTATCAGAACCTGGTGATATCTCCCCTGCCGAAGATCATGCCCCAGGTAGACCGGAAACTGAAAACGGTGACGGTACGGCTTAAAGACAGCCTGAAAGCCAATACTACTTATGTGCTCAATTTCACCAATGTAATTAAAGATATCACCGAGGGAAATAAGGCCAAGGATATGCTGTACGTAGTCACCACCGGGGATTATTTTGATTCACTGCAGTTGAGCGGCAATGTAAAAATGGCAAAAACCGTGAAGCCGGATTCCACCTTAACCGTTATGCTGCATTCCAACCTGGAAGACAGTGCTGTTTTTAAACAGAACCCCGATTATATTGCCAAGCTGGATAGCACCGGCGACTTCCTGTTCCGTTATTTAAAACCGGGCGCTTACCGGCTTTATGCGATCAAAAGCGAGGGCAGCTCCTATATGTATACCAGTAAACAACAGGTATTTGCTTTTGCAGATACTCCGATCGTTGTGCGTGCCGTTCCACCACCGCCCGTCCGGCTCTACGCGTATGTAGAGGAAGAGGAACAGAAAGATAAAGGGGCGGCCGAAGAACCGGAACTTGATAAAAAAGAGAAACGCCTGAAATTTCAAACCAATTTGCAGGCACAGCAGCAGGATCTGTTGTCCCCGCTAAGGATCACCTTTACACATCCTTTAAAGAACTATTTTCCTGAAAAAATGATCCTTACCACCGACAGCAGTTTTGCCTCGGCCACCGGGTATAAATTTACGCTGGACAGTACCCGGAAGATCATTACGATGAACATACAATGGGAGGAAGGAAAGAGATATAATTTGATCCTGCCCAAGGATTTTGCCTCCGACAGCCTGGACCGGGGCCTGCTAAAACCCGATACCCTTACATTCACTACCTTGGCGCGAAAGGATTACGGCCAGGCGCGGATCACCTTTAACAATCTGGATACTTCGGTTCACCCGGTACTGCTGATTTCGCAGGGCGAGCAGCTAAAAAATGCATTCCCGCTCCGCTCCAATATTCTTGAAATTGACCTGTATACCCCGGGGGATTATGACCTGCAGGTTCTTTTTGACCGGAACGGTAACGGGAAATGGGATGCTGGGAATTTTAGCAAACACATTCAGCCGGAGATCATTGTGCCCCTGGACCGTAAGCTCAATTTTAAAGCAAACTGGACATTGGAACCGGAGATCAATTTAAAACCGCCGCCGAAATAG
- the recR gene encoding recombination mediator RecR: MQFSSGLLESAVNEFAKLPGIGKKTALRLVLHLLRQEPGEVSRFSETIDRMRRDICFCKRCFNVADGDFCSVCSNSHRQQHTICVVETIRDVIAIESTQQYNGTYHVLGGVISPLDGVGPDQLNIGSLLHRVEHEKTEELIFALNPTIQGDTTIYYIQKKLQDQPVRITTIARGIAFGGELEYADELTLGRSLQNRLPVEKYMSR, translated from the coding sequence ATGCAGTTTTCTTCCGGTTTATTGGAATCAGCGGTTAATGAGTTTGCTAAACTTCCGGGTATTGGTAAAAAAACGGCGTTGCGGCTGGTGCTGCACCTGCTGCGGCAGGAGCCCGGTGAAGTGAGCCGGTTTAGCGAAACCATCGACCGGATGCGCAGGGATATTTGCTTCTGCAAGCGTTGCTTCAACGTGGCAGACGGCGATTTTTGTTCCGTTTGCTCCAATTCGCACCGGCAGCAACATACCATTTGTGTGGTAGAAACCATCCGGGATGTAATTGCTATCGAAAGTACCCAGCAGTATAATGGCACGTACCATGTACTGGGAGGGGTGATCTCTCCGCTGGATGGGGTGGGTCCCGACCAGCTGAACATCGGGTCCCTGCTGCACCGGGTAGAACATGAAAAGACCGAAGAGCTCATTTTTGCCTTAAATCCCACCATCCAGGGAGATACTACTATTTATTATATCCAGAAAAAGCTGCAGGATCAGCCGGTGCGCATCACCACCATTGCCCGGGGCATTGCCTTTGGCGGTGAGCTGGAATATGCGGATGAACTTACCCTGGGCCGCAGCCTTCAAAACCGCCTCCCCGTGGAGAAATATATGAGCCGGTAG
- a CDS encoding phosphatase PAP2 family protein has translation MQYLRNLAIEHRTFAGILLLFAFLLAFPSLLIPKEYSFFWLNFFHCKALDDFFIAYTYVGDGLFSLFLALLLFMLNNRLLGFRILLAFLISGLIAQVLKKVAHLPRPMAALGTDTYHHFIDGVTHSGYNSFPSGHTTSAFALALLCCLHTKSARSRILFFFLACMAGYSRIYLGQHFLPDVFAGMLIGSVTAIVVYASVQCPFWLKKRNPIPGADGVPA, from the coding sequence ATGCAATACCTCCGCAACCTCGCCATTGAGCACAGGACGTTTGCCGGCATCCTGTTGCTCTTTGCCTTCCTGCTGGCTTTCCCCAGCCTGCTGATACCAAAGGAATACAGTTTTTTCTGGTTAAACTTTTTTCATTGCAAAGCGCTGGATGATTTTTTTATTGCGTATACCTATGTGGGCGACGGGTTGTTTTCACTGTTCCTGGCCCTGCTTCTTTTTATGCTGAATAACCGGTTGCTGGGCTTTCGCATATTGCTGGCTTTTCTGATCTCCGGACTGATTGCCCAGGTATTAAAGAAGGTGGCGCATTTGCCCAGGCCCATGGCCGCGTTGGGAACCGATACCTACCATCATTTTATCGACGGTGTTACGCATTCGGGTTATAACAGCTTTCCATCCGGTCATACCACATCGGCCTTTGCGCTGGCGCTCCTGTGCTGTTTGCATACAAAGAGCGCCCGATCCCGCATACTGTTCTTTTTTTTAGCCTGTATGGCCGGGTATTCACGCATCTACCTGGGTCAACATTTCCTGCCGGATGTATTTGCGGGAATGCTGATCGGTAGCGTAACGGCCATTGTAGTATATGCATCTGTGCAATGTCCGTTCTGGCTCAAAAAAAGGAATCCCATTCCCGGCGCGGATGGGGTACCGGCTTAA
- a CDS encoding ROK family protein — MKSKTIVENEHPLLLSESRKQYLFKVRLLKYLYEVDAASVGEICKALSISTPTTLKLLGELSREQWIEKRGFGKSMGGRKPDLFGLKAGSLYTLCIDIELFSVKMVVMDNVHKESTPIVTTVHTLSKDRHGIDQVHQMAVSLLDQSGIDKSRLIGVSIGMPGLVDSFQGENYSYLTNDIPGKTLQHAFEEKFKLPVVLQNDVKGTALAELRHGQALGKKNALVLLMDWGVGLGIIMDGKVRQGASGFSGEMGHIPFIDNGDLCYCGKHGCLETVASGLALAKMAKEGILSGKNSILAELSEKEIDNIEAEVVIKAANRGDQYAIKLLSNIGTNMGKGISTLIQLFNPELIILGGKIAEARQYITLPMQQAINTYCMTQIREKASIVSSELGKNGRLLGYATASFDHYFDSLLRELEG, encoded by the coding sequence ATGAAATCAAAAACGATTGTAGAGAATGAACACCCGCTGCTGCTATCAGAAAGCAGGAAACAATACCTTTTTAAAGTACGGCTGCTGAAATACCTGTATGAGGTAGATGCTGCTTCCGTGGGAGAAATTTGCAAGGCGCTGTCTATAAGTACACCTACCACATTGAAACTGCTGGGCGAACTGAGCAGGGAGCAGTGGATCGAAAAGCGTGGATTCGGAAAATCCATGGGGGGCCGGAAGCCCGACCTGTTCGGGTTGAAAGCGGGATCCCTGTATACCCTTTGTATCGATATTGAACTGTTCAGTGTGAAAATGGTTGTCATGGACAATGTGCATAAGGAGAGCACTCCCATTGTAACCACCGTACATACCCTATCAAAAGACCGGCATGGGATCGACCAGGTGCACCAGATGGCGGTTTCATTGCTGGATCAGTCGGGTATCGATAAAAGCCGGCTGATTGGCGTGAGCATTGGTATGCCCGGACTGGTGGATTCCTTCCAGGGGGAAAACTACAGCTATCTCACCAACGATATTCCGGGGAAAACACTCCAGCACGCGTTTGAAGAAAAGTTCAAGCTTCCGGTAGTACTGCAGAACGATGTAAAGGGTACCGCCCTGGCTGAGTTGCGGCACGGCCAGGCACTCGGCAAAAAGAATGCCCTGGTATTACTGATGGACTGGGGAGTTGGACTGGGCATTATTATGGATGGAAAAGTGCGGCAGGGTGCTTCCGGCTTTTCAGGGGAGATGGGGCATATCCCTTTTATCGATAACGGCGATTTATGTTACTGCGGTAAACATGGCTGCCTGGAAACCGTAGCCTCCGGACTGGCACTGGCCAAGATGGCCAAGGAAGGAATCCTTTCCGGCAAAAACTCGATACTGGCAGAACTTTCTGAAAAAGAAATTGACAATATTGAAGCAGAAGTGGTCATTAAGGCCGCAAACCGCGGAGATCAATACGCCATCAAATTATTATCCAATATCGGTACCAATATGGGAAAGGGTATTTCAACGCTCATTCAGCTGTTTAACCCGGAGCTGATCATCCTTGGTGGTAAAATTGCAGAAGCCCGGCAATACATTACCCTGCCGATGCAGCAGGCCATCAATACCTATTGCATGACGCAGATCCGGGAAAAGGCGTCCATTGTGTCCTCCGAACTTGGAAAGAACGGCCGCCTCCTGGGCTATGCCACTGCTTCCTTCGACCATTATTTTGATTCGCTGCTGCGGGAGCTGGAAGGATGA
- a CDS encoding SemiSWEET family sugar transporter yields the protein MAWAVSGVDLLGYVAGAITTLTFLPQVLKTIREKSVKDISLMMFVIAAVNEVLWIIYGVLKDDWVIILTNAVILCLSLTMIYLKFAYARKHRSP from the coding sequence ATGGCATGGGCTGTATCGGGAGTGGATCTTTTAGGGTATGTGGCGGGTGCCATTACAACCCTTACGTTTCTGCCGCAGGTGCTAAAGACGATCCGCGAAAAATCAGTAAAAGACATTTCGCTGATGATGTTTGTTATTGCAGCTGTAAATGAAGTACTGTGGATCATTTATGGTGTTCTGAAAGACGATTGGGTGATCATTTTGACAAACGCGGTGATCCTCTGTCTGTCGTTAACGATGATTTATCTTAAGTTCGCCTATGCCCGTAAACATCGTTCTCCATGA
- a CDS encoding homocysteine S-methyltransferase family protein, which translates to MSKIKELLQQRILVLDGAMGTMIQRYRLTEEDYRGERFQTWHKDVKGNNDLLSITRPDVIKAIHKEYLEAGSDIIETNTFSSTSIAQADYDMQSLAYELNVASVKCAREAIDAFVSEHPGTGPKFIAGAIGPLNKTLSLSPDVNNPGYRAVTFDEVVAAYTEQIHGLVDGGADLLLIETIFDTLNAKAAIFAVKQFFRDHPEKAARFDNGAEGAPVMISGTITDASGRTLSGQTLEAFYISVAHASPLSVGLNCALGAKEMRPHVSELAHLAGCYVSAYPNAGLPNAMGEYDELPEETAAFLEDWAKEGYVNIVGGCCGTTPAHIAAIAKAVKGVAPRILPVAAYN; encoded by the coding sequence ATGAGCAAAATAAAGGAACTGTTACAGCAACGCATACTGGTGCTGGATGGTGCGATGGGTACCATGATCCAGCGGTATCGGTTAACAGAAGAAGATTACCGGGGCGAGCGGTTTCAAACCTGGCACAAGGATGTAAAAGGAAATAACGACCTGTTAAGTATTACGCGACCAGATGTGATCAAGGCCATCCATAAGGAATACCTGGAAGCAGGATCGGATATTATTGAAACCAATACCTTCAGCTCCACTTCGATTGCGCAGGCAGATTACGACATGCAGTCCCTGGCCTATGAACTGAATGTGGCTTCGGTAAAATGCGCCCGCGAGGCGATTGATGCGTTTGTAAGTGAACACCCCGGAACCGGGCCGAAATTTATTGCCGGTGCCATCGGACCTCTGAATAAAACGCTTTCCCTTTCCCCGGATGTAAACAATCCCGGATACCGGGCGGTTACATTCGACGAAGTCGTGGCGGCATATACGGAGCAGATCCATGGACTGGTGGATGGTGGTGCGGATCTGCTGCTGATCGAAACCATTTTTGATACGCTCAACGCAAAAGCCGCCATCTTTGCGGTTAAGCAATTTTTCAGAGACCATCCGGAGAAGGCAGCCCGCTTTGACAATGGTGCCGAAGGGGCACCGGTGATGATCAGCGGTACCATTACGGACGCATCTGGAAGAACGTTGAGCGGACAAACGCTGGAAGCTTTTTATATTTCGGTGGCTCATGCCAGCCCGCTGAGTGTGGGACTGAATTGTGCGCTGGGAGCCAAAGAGATGCGACCGCATGTGAGCGAACTGGCCCATCTGGCCGGTTGTTATGTTTCGGCCTATCCCAATGCCGGTCTGCCCAATGCTATGGGTGAATACGACGAACTTCCGGAAGAGACCGCGGCGTTCCTGGAAGATTGGGCAAAGGAAGGGTATGTAAATATTGTAGGGGGGTGCTGCGGTACCACACCAGCCCATATCGCGGCCATCGCCAAAGCAGTAAAGGGAGTGGCTCCGAGGATATTGCCGGTGGCTGCGTATAACTAA
- a CDS encoding 3-keto-disaccharide hydrolase, with the protein MRILFLTLLSAVSFFSNAQENFPRKWVQLFNGRDLSGWTPKITGYAYGDNYGNTFRVVDKKLTVNYDHYKTFNDRFGHLFYKTPFSYYLLAVEYRFVGKQNSGAPGWAYKNSGVMIHCQPPATMGKDQDFPISIEVQLLGGDSTGERSTCNLCTPGTNVEMNGKLVTQHCINSTSKTFRNEEWVRAEILVLGDSVVKHIANGDTVLVYQKPQIGGGSVTHFDPAVKKDGQLLQSGYISLQSEGHPIEFRKVEIIDLSPYYDKKSAAPTSRASKK; encoded by the coding sequence ATGCGGATCCTTTTCCTTACCCTGCTGTCGGCCGTTTCTTTTTTTTCAAATGCCCAGGAAAATTTTCCGCGAAAATGGGTACAGCTCTTTAATGGCAGGGATCTTTCCGGATGGACGCCCAAGATCACCGGCTACGCTTATGGCGATAATTACGGAAACACCTTCCGTGTAGTGGATAAAAAGCTTACGGTGAACTACGATCATTATAAAACCTTCAACGACCGTTTTGGTCACCTGTTCTATAAAACACCATTCTCGTATTACCTGCTGGCAGTGGAATACCGCTTTGTAGGCAAACAAAATAGCGGCGCTCCCGGATGGGCTTATAAGAACAGCGGTGTAATGATCCACTGTCAGCCGCCGGCTACTATGGGCAAGGACCAGGATTTTCCGATTTCCATTGAAGTGCAGCTGCTGGGCGGCGATTCCACCGGCGAACGAAGCACCTGCAACTTATGTACGCCCGGAACCAATGTAGAAATGAACGGGAAACTGGTAACGCAGCATTGCATCAACTCTACCTCAAAAACCTTCCGCAACGAGGAATGGGTGCGGGCTGAAATATTGGTACTGGGCGATTCGGTGGTGAAACATATCGCTAATGGCGACACAGTGTTGGTTTATCAGAAACCGCAGATCGGCGGTGGAAGCGTAACGCATTTTGACCCGGCTGTAAAAAAAGACGGACAACTTTTACAATCCGGGTATATCTCTTTGCAAAGCGAAGGGCATCCTATCGAATTCAGAAAGGTGGAAATCATCGACCTGAGCCCTTATTATGACAAAAAATCCGCCGCCCCAACAAGCAGGGCCTCAAAAAAATAA
- the metH gene encoding methionine synthase — MSAITKIHSYLSLSGLEPLVVRPETNFINVGERTNVTGSKKFARLIRENKYEEALSVARQQVENGAQVIDINMDDALLDGMQAMTTFINLVQSEPDIAKVPLMIDSSKFEIIQAGLKCVQGKCIVNSISMKEGEEKFIEQAIICKSFGAAVVVMAFDEKGQADTRERKVEICHRAYKILTEKVGIAPQDIIFDPNIFAIATGLEEHNNYGVDFIEAVKEIKQLMPAVSISGGVSNLSFSFRGNEPVREAMHAVFLYYAIKAGMNMGIVNAGQLAVYDEIEPQLRQLCEDVILNRNNENNEATEKLLAFAETVKASGKTEKKDLAWRNTPVEERLKHALVNGITDYIDADTEEARLNYPRPLDVIEGPLMAGMDVVGDLFGSGKMFLPQVVKSARVMKKSVAWLTPFIEEEKLANPNLNEDAAPTILMATVKGDVHDIGKNIVGVVLACNGYKIIDMGVMVPTDKILDTAEREKADIIGLSGLITPSLDEMVNVAHEMQRRNMPQPLLIGGATTSRMHTAVKIAPQFDKGVVHVLDASRSVTVVGSLLNPEQKPQFLENIRAEYTKLAEDFASKKKVKEFLPFGEAQKNKAAIDWTGFQPVKPSFTGVRTFNNYDLSEIRKYIDWQPFFISWELHGKFPQILEDPVVGKEATKLYRDANKMLDQIIAEKWLTAQGAAGFWPVTKTADDTVLVQPGEGEMIPLQFLRQQIKKAAGQPNLSLADFICPSPEGDFIGAFSVTIQGIEPHLERFIAQNDDYSKINLQALSDRFAEAFAELLHEKVRKELWGYIKEEQLSNDELIQEKYQGIRPAPGYPACPDHTEKYKLFSLLGGEEATGIHLTESLAMYPASSVCGWYFSHPESKYFGVGKIQEDQFLDYMQRKVMPEDDLRRWLRPVLE; from the coding sequence ATGTCAGCAATTACAAAAATTCATTCTTATTTAAGTTTATCGGGGCTGGAGCCATTGGTGGTACGGCCCGAAACGAATTTTATAAATGTTGGGGAACGTACCAACGTAACCGGTTCCAAAAAGTTTGCCCGCCTGATTCGCGAAAATAAATATGAAGAAGCGCTGAGCGTGGCGCGCCAGCAGGTGGAGAACGGAGCGCAGGTGATTGATATCAATATGGACGATGCCCTGTTGGATGGGATGCAGGCCATGACTACTTTTATCAACCTGGTGCAGAGCGAACCGGATATTGCCAAAGTGCCGTTGATGATCGACTCGTCCAAGTTCGAGATCATCCAGGCCGGGCTTAAATGTGTACAGGGTAAATGCATTGTTAACTCCATTTCCATGAAGGAAGGAGAGGAGAAGTTCATTGAACAGGCGATCATCTGTAAAAGCTTTGGAGCCGCAGTGGTGGTAATGGCCTTTGATGAAAAAGGGCAGGCCGATACCAGGGAACGGAAGGTGGAGATCTGCCACCGGGCCTATAAGATACTAACCGAAAAAGTAGGGATCGCTCCGCAGGACATCATTTTTGATCCGAATATTTTCGCCATCGCCACCGGGCTCGAAGAGCATAATAACTACGGGGTCGATTTTATTGAAGCTGTAAAAGAGATCAAACAACTGATGCCGGCCGTAAGCATCAGCGGCGGGGTGAGCAATCTTTCGTTTTCGTTCCGCGGGAACGAGCCGGTGCGGGAGGCCATGCATGCCGTGTTTTTATACTATGCTATAAAGGCCGGTATGAATATGGGTATTGTAAATGCCGGACAGCTGGCGGTATATGATGAAATTGAGCCGCAGTTGCGCCAGTTATGTGAAGATGTGATCCTGAACCGGAACAACGAAAACAATGAGGCCACCGAAAAGTTGCTGGCCTTTGCCGAAACCGTAAAAGCGTCCGGGAAAACGGAGAAGAAAGACCTTGCCTGGAGGAATACGCCGGTGGAAGAGCGGCTGAAGCATGCATTGGTAAACGGTATCACCGATTATATTGATGCTGATACCGAGGAAGCGCGGCTGAACTATCCCCGCCCGCTGGATGTAATTGAAGGACCGCTGATGGCCGGGATGGATGTGGTCGGCGACCTGTTTGGTTCGGGCAAGATGTTCCTGCCGCAGGTGGTAAAAAGCGCCAGGGTGATGAAGAAAAGCGTGGCCTGGCTGACGCCTTTTATCGAGGAGGAGAAACTGGCTAATCCCAATCTGAATGAAGATGCAGCGCCTACCATCCTGATGGCTACGGTAAAAGGTGATGTGCATGATATCGGTAAAAATATCGTAGGGGTGGTACTGGCCTGTAACGGGTATAAGATCATCGACATGGGCGTGATGGTACCTACGGATAAAATACTGGATACGGCTGAAAGGGAAAAAGCCGATATCATCGGGCTCAGCGGGTTAATTACCCCATCCCTGGATGAAATGGTAAATGTGGCACATGAAATGCAGCGGCGCAACATGCCGCAGCCCCTGCTGATTGGAGGTGCCACTACCTCCCGTATGCACACGGCGGTGAAGATCGCCCCACAATTTGATAAGGGGGTGGTGCACGTGCTGGATGCCTCCCGGAGCGTAACCGTGGTGGGCTCCCTGTTAAACCCGGAGCAGAAGCCACAGTTCCTGGAAAACATCCGGGCTGAATATACCAAACTGGCAGAAGATTTTGCCAGCAAGAAAAAAGTAAAAGAGTTTCTTCCGTTTGGCGAAGCTCAAAAGAATAAAGCGGCCATTGACTGGACCGGTTTTCAGCCGGTGAAGCCTTCTTTTACCGGTGTACGTACCTTTAATAACTACGACCTGTCGGAGATACGGAAGTATATCGACTGGCAGCCGTTTTTTATTTCCTGGGAGCTGCATGGCAAGTTTCCGCAGATACTGGAAGATCCGGTGGTAGGAAAAGAAGCCACCAAACTGTACCGGGATGCCAATAAAATGCTGGATCAGATCATTGCGGAAAAATGGCTTACGGCACAGGGGGCTGCCGGTTTTTGGCCGGTAACAAAAACGGCGGATGATACCGTGCTGGTGCAGCCGGGTGAAGGGGAAATGATACCGCTTCAGTTCCTGCGCCAGCAGATAAAAAAGGCGGCGGGCCAACCCAACCTGAGCCTGGCAGATTTTATTTGTCCCTCCCCGGAGGGCGATTTTATCGGCGCTTTCTCCGTAACCATACAAGGTATAGAGCCGCACCTGGAGCGGTTTATCGCCCAGAACGATGATTATAGCAAGATCAACCTGCAGGCTTTGTCTGACCGTTTTGCAGAGGCCTTTGCCGAATTATTGCATGAGAAAGTACGGAAGGAACTTTGGGGATATATAAAAGAAGAGCAGCTTTCAAACGACGAACTCATCCAGGAAAAATATCAGGGCATCCGTCCCGCACCGGGTTACCCGGCCTGTCCGGATCATACTGAAAAATATAAATTATTCAGCCTGCTGGGCGGCGAGGAAGCCACTGGGATCCATCTGACTGAATCCCTGGCCATGTACCCGGCTTCATCTGTATGTGGCTGGTATTTCAGTCACCCGGAGAGCAAATACTTCGGCGTTGGAAAGATCCAGGAGGACCAGTTCCTGGATTATATGCAACGGAAGGTAATGCCGGAAGATGATCTGCGGCGCTGGCTCCGGCCGGTACTGGAATAA
- a CDS encoding septal ring lytic transglycosylase RlpA family protein gives MIRRMLLLFLLLLGLFSCSRKISETGKASYYADRFSGRKTASGAVFRQNKRTAAHPSLPFGTIVKVTNLKNGRKVKVRINDRGPFVQDRIIDLSKKSARKLGMLSDGVVPVKIRYKKR, from the coding sequence ATGATACGCCGTATGCTCCTGTTGTTTCTGTTGCTTTTGGGATTGTTTTCCTGCAGTCGTAAAATCAGCGAAACCGGCAAGGCGTCTTATTATGCCGACCGTTTCTCCGGCCGGAAAACTGCCAGTGGTGCTGTGTTCCGTCAAAACAAAAGAACAGCCGCCCACCCTTCCCTGCCTTTTGGCACCATCGTCAAAGTCACCAATCTGAAAAACGGGCGTAAAGTAAAAGTACGTATCAACGACCGGGGCCCCTTTGTTCAGGACAGGATCATTGATCTCAGTAAAAAATCGGCAAGAAAACTCGGCATGCTAAGCGACGGCGTGGTTCCCGTAAAGATCCGTTATAAAAAGAGATAG